In the genome of Raphanus sativus cultivar WK10039 chromosome 4, ASM80110v3, whole genome shotgun sequence, one region contains:
- the LOC108855135 gene encoding uncharacterized protein LOC108855135, whose protein sequence is MEVKLFAPWRFVFSLQLLRFGAVSGILLILLWSGAADAKARHPSRGHESGVSSHSCIHDQIIEQRKRPGRKVYSVTPQVYHEPPPPRSGHHKGRALLSVSEEDKDVVKQPIRIYLNYDAVGHSFDRDCQTVGDVVKLGEPPASTTFLACNPNLKPPVSGDCWYNCTFDDISGEDKRRRLRKALEQTADWFRRALAVEPVKGNLRLSGYSACGQDGGVQLPRQYVEEGIAHTDLVLLVTTRPTTGNTLAWAVACERDQWGRAIAGHVNVAPRHLTAESGTLLSATLIHEVMHVLGFDPHAFAHFRDERKRRRTEVTEQQMDEKLGRIVTRVVLPRVVIHSRHHYGAFSQNFSGLELEDGGGRGTSGSHWEKRLLMNEIMTGSVDTRSVVSKMTLALLEDSGWYKANYSMADRLDWGRNQGTQFVTSPCNMWKGAYHCNTTQLSGCTYNREAEGYCPILSYNGDLPQWARYFPQANKGGQSSLADYCTYFVAYSDGSCTDINSARAPDRMLGEVRGSESRCMASSLVRTGFVRGSMPQGNGCYQHRCKNNLLEVAVEGEWKLCPQAGGPIQFPGFNGELICPAYHELCGTPVVSVLGQCPNSCNFNGDCVDGKCRCLLGYHGHDCKIRSCPNNCSGHGKCTTQGVCICENGFTGIDCSTAVCDEQCSLHGGVCDNGVCEFRCSDYAGYTCQNSSKLVTSLLVCKNVLERDMLGQHCAPREPSILQQLEEVVVMPNYNRLFPGGARKLFNIFGNSYCDEAAKRLACWISIQKCDIDGDDRLRVCHSACQSYNVACGASLDCSDQTLFSTAEEGDAECTGSAEIRSPWFTRLWSKLLASN, encoded by the exons ATGGAAGTGAAGCTGTTCGCTCCATGGAGGTTCGTTTTCAGTCTCCAGCTCCTCCGATTCGGCGCCGTTTCAGGG ATTTTGTTGATTCTATTGTGGTCTGGAGCTGCGGATGCTAAAGCCAGGCATCCTTCGCGAGGTCATGAAAGTGGAGTATCTTCTCACTCGTGCATCCACGATCAGATCATCGAACAGAGGAAGAGACCAGGTCGAAAAGTATATTCCGTTACTCCCCAGGTTTATCATGAGCCGCCGCCGCCAAGGAGTGGTCATCATAAAGGAAGGGCGTTGCTTAGTGTTTCTGAGGAGGACAAGGATGTTGTGAAACAACCTATCAGGATTTACTTAAACTATGATGCTGTTGGCCACTCCTTTGACCGAGATTGCCAAACAGTTGGCGATGTCGTCAAG TTGGGTGAGCCTCCTGCTTCGACCACTTTCCTTGCTTGCAATCCTAATCTCAAACCTCCAGTGTCCGGTGATTGCTGGTATAATTGCACTTTTGATGACATTTCTGGGGAGGACAAAAGGCGTCGCCTACGCAAG GCTTTAGAGCAGACAGCAGATTGGTTCAGAAGAGCATTAGCTGTTGAGCCTGTCAAAGGGAATTTGCGGTTAAGTGGATACTCTGCGTGTGGGCAAGATGGTGGTGTGCAACTTCCTCGTCAATATGTTGAGG AGGGTATTGCTCATACTGATTTAGTTCTCTTGGTCACCACAAGACCTACTACTGGTAATACCCTTGCATGGGCTGTTGCTTGCGAACGTGATCAGTGGGGACGTGCAATTGCTG GGCATGTCAATGTTGCTCCCCGCCATTTGACTGCGGAATCTGGGACTTTGCTTTCAGCAACTCTCATTCATGAGGTTATGCATGTCCTTGGCTTTGATCCCCATGCCTTTGCTCATTTTAGAGATGAAAGGAAAAGAAGACGAACTGAG GTCACTGAGCAACAGATGGATGAAAAGCTTGGTAGGATAGTGACACGCGTAGTGCTTCCACGGGTTGTCATACATTCGCGGCATCATTACGGA GCATTTTCTCAGAACTTCTCGGGTTTAGAACTTGAGGATGGAGGAGGACGTGGCACATCGGGGTCCCACTGGGAAAAAAGACTTCTCATGAATGAGATAATGACTGGATCGGTAGACACAAGATCAGTCGTCTCGAAAATGACTCTAGCGCTATTAGAAGACAGTGGCTGGTATAAGGCTAATTATAGCATGGCCGACCGTCTCGATTGGGGCCGGAACCAGGGGACTCAATTTGTCACATCTCCATGTAACATGTGGAAAGGTGCTTACCATTGTAACACAACCCAACTATCTGGCTGTACATACAACAGAGAGGCCGAAGGTTACTGCCCAATTCTAAGCTATAATGGAGACTTGCCTCAGTGGGCTCGTTACTTTCCACAGGCTAACAAAG GCGGTCAGTCCTCCTTAGCAGATTATTGTACATATTTCGTAGCCTATTCAGATGGGTCTTGTACGGACATCAATAGTGCACGTGCGCCTGACAGGATGTTGGGTGAAGTGAGAGGGAGTGAGTCCAG GTGTATGGCGTCGTCTTTAGTGCGTACTGGGTTTGTCCGTGGTTCCATGCCACAGGGGAATGGCTGTTATCAGCACagatgtaaaaataatttgttggAG GTTGCTGTGGAGGGAGAATGGAAATTATGCCCTCAAGCTGGTGGACCGATTCAATTTCCCGGTTTCAATG gtGAATTAATTTGTCCGGCTTACCATGAACTCTGCGGTACACCCGTAGTTTCTGTGCTTGGTCAGTGTCCTAATTCTTGTAACTTCAATGGAGATTGTGTTGATGGGAAGTGTCGTTGTCTCCTTGGTTATCACGGTCATGACTGTAAAATCC GTTCTTGCCCTAACAATTGCAGTGGACATGGAAAATGCACAACTCAAGGTGTATGCATATGCGAAAATGGATTTACTGGAATTGATTGTTCCACTG CTGTGTGCGACGAACAATGCAGCCTACATGGAGGAGTGTGTGACAATGGTGTTTGCGAGTTCCGTTGCTCTGATTATGCTGGCTACACATGTCAGAACAGCTCTAAACTAGTAACAAGTTTACTGGTATGCAAAAATGTGTTGGAGAGAGACATGTTGGGGCAACATTGTGCTCCACGAGAACCTAGCATACTTCAGCAGCTTGAGGAAGTTGTGGTCATGCCCAACTACAATAGGCTTTTTCCAGGCGGGGCTCGGAAATTGTTTAACATTTTTGGTAACAGCTATTGTGATGAGGCAGCGAAAAGACTAGCATGTTGG ATATCGATCCAGAAGTGTGATATTGATGGAGACGATAGATTACGGGTATGCCATTCAGCATGTCAGTCCTATAATGTGGCGTGTGGGGCTTCCTTAGACTGCTCGGATCAAACACTTTTCAGCACAGCGGAAGAAGGCGATGCTGAATGTACGGGATCTGCCGAGATCAGATCGCCATGGTTTACCCGTTTGTGGAGTAAACTGTTAGCAAGTAACTAG